The Candidatus Poribacteria bacterium genome segment GTGTCATAGACAGAAAGCATCACGTAATTTGAAAAGTGAATTAACCTCGGAACCTCACAGGTTCAGAGAACCCTCCAAATATGGAGCATCATGGCGATCGATTCTACTCGGGACAGTCCTTATCATCCCGAACATGTACTGGATTCTGGATTCTGCCGGTCAAGGGTATCCCACCACGATCTCCCTCTACTTTAACGTCATCTTCTGCATCTTTGTTATCATGGGTGTTAACCTCTTCTTAGTCCGGATAGCACCAAGGATTGCAATGCAACAAGGCGAATTGCTGACAATTTACGTCATGTTGGCGATCGCTTCCTCACTTGCAGGACACGATGTACTCCGCGTATTGATTCCGATGATCCCGTACGCATTTTGGTATGCGACACCAGAAAATGACTGGACAGACCTGTTTCATCGGTATATCCCCGACTGGATGGCTGTTAAGGACAGATCTTTCTTGACGGAGTATTATCGCGGCGAAACAACCCTTTACCAATGGGAAACTGTCCAAGGATGGCTCACAACAACTTTTGTCTGGGGAGGCTTCCTATGTGCAATGGTCTTTCTGATGGTGTGTATTAACAGCCTTGTTCGGAAACAGTGGACAGAGCACGAGAAACTGAGTTACCCCATCATCCAACTGCCGCTTGAGTTGACGAGTGGCGGTAGGACGAACTTACTGACGAATAAAATGATGTGGCTCGGTTTCGGCATCGCTGGTGCAATTGACATCCTCAATGGACTCCACTACCTCTACCCGACTGTGCCGAGTTTGGGCGGCAGGCTCTACGATTTACGTCCCTTCTTTACACAGAAGCCATGGAGTGCTATCGGATGGAGTCCGATAGCCGTGTTTCCGTTCGCGGTAGGCATCGCTTTCTTTATTCCGCTGGACTTATCGTTCTCGTGTTGGTTTTTCTATCTCTTCTGGAAGGCAGAGCGAGTTTTCGGAGATGCCTTAGGGGTCCGCGGCATGCCGAATTTCCCTTTCACCGATGAACAGTCTTTCGGGGCATATCTCGGCTTGTTCGTTATCGCGATTGTGGCGACGCGAAAACACCTAGCGCAAGTCGGACGGAAGTTATTTAAAAACGATCCGCGTGTTGATGACTCAGAGGAACCGATGTCTTATCGAGTGACAACGTTAGGTCTCATCGCGAGTCTTGCGTTTATCGTCGGTTTCTGCAAAACGGCGGGGATGTCTATCTGGGTGATTCTCGTATTTTTTGGCATCTATTATGCCATCTCTACGGCGGTGACCCGAATGCGTGCGGAACTCGGATCGCCTGTCCACGATTTGCACTTCATTGGACCTGATGAGATGATGCCTCGCATTTTCGGGACGCGCCTGCTCGGTCCACACAACTTAACCATAATGGCGTACCTGTTCTTCTTCAATCGCGCCTATCGTGGGCATCCGATGCCACACATCTTGGAGGGGTTTAAATTAGCGGAACGCACCGGAATTTCCAATCGGCGCTTGCTCATTGCGATGTGCATTGCGATTGTCATTGGGACATTTGCCTCATTTTGGGCATTCTATCACATCTCTTATGTAGAAGGCGCGCGGGACTGGTTTGCCGGAAGACCTTTCAATCGACTACAGAGTTGGCTGACCTCGCCGAGAGCACCAGATGTACCCGCAATCGTCGCAATGTGTATCGGTTTCCTTATCACCGGTTTCCTGATGATAATGCGGATGCGGCTCTTTTGGTGGCCCTTTCATCCCGCTGGATTCGCTATCTCCAGCAGTTGGTCAATGAACGTGTTCTGGTTTTCGATTTTGGTGAGTTCGGTCATCAAATGGATTATTCTTCGGCACGGTGGTGTGAGTGCACACCGAAAATTGATTCCGTTCTTCCTCGGTCTGATTTTAGGCGAATTCATCATCGGCAGTATATGGAGCCTCATAGGAATTACAACAAATCAACCGATGTACCGGTTCCTATTTTAGTGTCTATCTCTTCATTGTAGGTCCGATTTTGATAGCGGTTGGATATAGTGAATCTGCCTTGCAACTTCAGTGAAACCCATAGCCGGATAAAAACTGGTACCTATAGGGTTCTGTTCCAGAGTTTCAATGCGCGCATAAAGCATCCCTTCTGCTTGCAAATACGACAACGCTTTTTCAATGAGTCGCCTACCGATGCCACGACGTTGAAACTTCGGTAGTACAGCGAGGTTCGGAATACTACCGATGCGTGTTGAGCGGTTAAGTCGGGTTGTGATGTAACCAGCAATTTCCCCTTCAACCTCCGCTACAAAAAGCCCATCCGGGTTCGCTGCTGTATCGTCATCAATATGGGACATTTTGCGTTCTTCCCAGCCTATATCGCCAATACGCCCAAACCGGTCTTCGATATTTTTGTCTATGGACACCTTCTCAAAACAGATAGCGGTAATCTGTCGAAGTGTTTGCAGATCGCTCGATTTATAGTTTCGGATCATCTCTTTCTCTCTTTTTGTGGACTGATTTACAAAGTCCGTCCGTCTTGGGAACACAAACTATTTCAAGATAGCCATCTTTCCTGTTGATGAGATCTCGTTCGTAACGGAGAATCTCAACCTCCAGTTGTCCCTGCAGGATGTGCCTTTTTCTTAACTCACACCAATTATTTATCGGACAAAGATATGTTATACTCTATGCCAAAAAAATACAAATTTTCGCCTGAGAAAATTGAAATGCTAAGATGAAAAGCCGAAAGTTGAGTGGCTTCGAGATTCAAAACACCGATCTTGAAAAATATGTGGGTGTCTGCTATAATTGCGGACAGAATATTCTCAGGAGGGACATTGCGTGATCCGTGAAGCAATTCAAAAGGTTATGGCAGGGGATGCCTTAACCGAAACAGAAATGATTGACACCATGAACGAAATCATGGAAGGTGAGACGACAGACGCTCAGATTGCCTGTTTTCTTACTGCATTGCGACTTAAAGGCGAAACAATAGCAGAGATTACAGGAGGAACACGTGCCATGCGCGCTAAAGCCACGCCTGTTCCAACACTTCATACACCTGACTTGCAGGCTACACCCAAAGTCCCACGACTTGTTGATACGTGTAGTACAGGTGGTACAGGTTTGAACCATTTCAACATCTCAACAACTTCCGCCATTGTTACCGCCGGAGCAGGTGTGCCGGTCGCAAAGCACGGCAACCGAGGTGTGACACGACAGAGCGGCAGTGCGAACGTACTTATGGCGTTAGGCGTGAACATTGAAATTGGTCCTAAACACGTCGGACGATGCATTGATGAAGTCGGCATCGGTTTTCTATTCGCACCAACACTGCACGGAGCGATGAAATACGCCATCGGACCGCGGCGCGAGATCGGAATTCGGACGATTTTCAATGCCATAGCACCGCTGACCAATCCGGCAGGACCGCAGGCACAGGTGATCGGTGTCTACGCACCAGAACTGACTGAGGCACATGCGAATGCACTGAATAGTCTCGGATGTCAGCACGCATTTATTGTGCGTGGAGATGACGGTTTGGACGACTTCACGACGACTACAACCTCTCGCGTCTCCGAACTTCGAAACGGCACTGTTGAAACCTATACCCTTGATCCCACATCACTCGGAATTCCAAGGGCGGAACCCGAAGCACTTCTGGGTGGTGCACCGGAGGAGAACGCTGAAATGATAGTCAATCTCCTAAAGGGTGAAGAGGGACCCAAACGCGACATTGTTGTGCTAAATGCTGGGGCAGCGATTACTGCCAGTGGGAAAGCAGATAGCCTTGCTGCTGGGACCGAACTTGCCTCAGAATCCATTGACTCGGGCGAAGCATTGGCAAAACTGGAGGCTCTGAAGTCAGTGTCGAACAGTTAAACTGTAACCCCTTTTACGAGAAAAGGATAAATGGATTGATATTAGACACTATCATTGCCCATAAACAGAAGGAACTCGCAGCCGAACAGAAGTTGGTGCCGATTGCTAAATTGGAAACGAAGATCGCAAATCTTCCACCAACGCGGAATTTTCGCGATGCCATTACAGGCAAAGGGACCGTTAAACTTATCGCGGAGGTGAAGAAAAAGTCACCCAGTAAAGGCATTATCCGCGAAGATTTCGATCCGGTGTCAATTGCCGATATCTACGTCGAAAACGGCGCTGCTGCGATCTCTGTGTTAACAGACAAACATTTTTTTGCAGGTGAACTCGGCTACCTGCGCGCAATCCGAGAAATCGTTGATGTACCGCTCCTCCGAAAAGATTTCACAATTGATGTATATCATATCTACCAAGCTCGCGCAGCGGGGGCGGATGCCATTTTACTGATTGTGGCAGCATTGACAGCCGCAGAGTTGCGGACGTTCATGAATATTGCAGAGGCGTTATCACTGGCGTGTTTGGTGGAGGTGCACACACGAGAAGAATTAGCCATCGCGTTGGACGTGGATGCCCAGATAATTGGTATCAACAACCGAGATTTACGCACATTTCATACGGATATTGCGACAACGTTCCGTTTACGTGAAGCCATTCCAGCGGATAAAGTCGTGGTGAGTGAAAGCGGCATCTATTCGCGTGAAGACGTGATGCGACTACAGGAGGCGGGTGTGCAAGCAATGCTTGTTGGTGAGTCATTGATGCGGAGCCCTGACATTGGTGAACAGGTTCGACATCTTTTAGACTATTAAAGTGGCAGTTAGCAGGTAGTCGGCTGTCAGTGGTCCCCCTGATGGCTATTCTGTAACTATTGTCCTCGGGAATTACGGGCATTCGGGCGTAAAGCCCAATCCTTTAGGTTTGGGATATAAGCCCGCTAAAGGCGTAATCCCTGTGAAATAAACTTGACATTTTTAGCAAATTGTAGTATAATTAGAGTATCAAGTTGGCAGACATAAACAGCGTTGTCGCAAGGCAATGTGTCTGCCTACCCACTGTTTAGGGGTTAAAGACTTNNNNNNNNNNNNNNNNNNNNNNNNNNNNNNNNNNNNNNNNNNNNNNNNNNNNNNNNNNNNNNNNNNNNNNNNNNNNNNNNNNNNNNNNNNNNNNNNNNNNNNNNNCGTATGCCGGTTATGAGGCAATGTGCGCGCACTTGAGTGATTTCAAAAAGACGACGCACCCGCATTGGAATGCTTTGCCAAGCCAAGCAATTCAACAAGAGTTGCAACGTATCCATTTGGCATATGATCGGTTTTTCAAGAAACTCGGGGGTAGACCGAACATCAAAAAGAGACACAAGTTCAAGTCTATCACCTTTCCAGGAGAAGCGGGGTGGTCTCTGAAAAATAATCGTATCACGCTCACCTTCCGTAAGTGGGAGAAGGGTAAGTGGCGATTTGATAAAGTACCATATACTTTCCATAAGCACCGCCAGTGGCATGGAAGTATCAGTCGTATCACACTCAAGCGAGACAATTGCGGAGACTATTGGCTCTGCCTAATCACAACCTACACGGATTTTAGACCGCTGCCGACAACAGGTAAAAGCGTTGGGGCAGACTTCGGCATGAAAGACGCATACTTGACCCTCAGCACGGGTGAGAAAAAACAACACCCGCACCCTTTGAAACAGTCCTTAAAGAAACTGCGAACCCTCAACAAAAGCCTTTCGCGTAAAGTTAAAGGTTCTAACAGTTGGTGGCGGTGTGTGAGAGTAATCACACGTCTGTATCGGAAAATCAGCAACCAACGCAAAGACTTTCATTGGCAACTCGCCTCTGAACTGTGTAAGAAGTTTGATACCATCGCCATTGAAACATTGAACCTTGAGGGTATGAAACGCTTGTGGGGACGTAAAGTTTCTGACCTCGCCTTCTCCGAGTTTGTTGAGATATTGAAGTATAAGTGTCGTAAACATAAGCGTCTTTTAAAACAGGTTGGTCAGTGGACTGCGACCACGAAACCGTGTAGCGATTGTGGGTTTCATAACGAAACGCTAACTTTGAACGATAGGCAGTGGAGGTGTCCCGATTGTGGTTCACACCACGACAGAGACATCAACGCTGCGCTAAACATTTTGCGGGCAGGGATAGCCACTATTTAGTGATATGCCTGTAGTGTAGGAGACTCCAGGGAAATGCCCGCGGGAGCAGCCGGTAGTCGGCTGTCAGTGGTCCCCCTGATGGCTCTTCTGTAAATATTGTCCTCGGGAATTACAAGGAAGTAACGGTAATACCGTGTCGTTTCAGGAGGGCAGTGGTTACACCGTCCCCGGGCATGAGAGTCCCTGAAAAAGTGCCATCGTAGATGTCGCCACAGCCACAAGATGGACTCCTCGCTTTCAGAACTACATGTGTCGCTTCGTTTGATTGTGCAACCTGCAAAGCGTGGTGAGCACCTTTCAAATAGGCTTCCGTTACGTCCATACCTTCAGCAGTCATAACCTTTGCCTTGCCATCGAGAACATCACTGCCATCACCGCCGACAATCTCTGCAGGCGGACGTGGTGTTGGCAACCCACCTGATTCCTCAGGACAGACAGGGATAAGTTCATACGTCTTCCGTTGTTTTATCGCTGTTTCGTTTCGGCTGTCCCCGCCGTCATATCGGCAGCGGATGCCAAGGAGACAAGCACTAATGACGACTTTCATCTTCCCGTAAAACCTCAAATTGGTTCATGATTAAATTCGTCTCACCCGCCTTCAGTTGCAGGTAACGCTTTTCCAATTGGCAGAGAATATCGCATAATAGCGAGGCACGGCAGATTTCAAAGTTTCGATTCTCCGAGAGCGCATGTGCCATACGCACAGAGGTCGCGGTTCCACGCAGTTCGGACGGAAAATCCTCCAATGCGTTATTGACATTCACACCGAAACCCAAAACAAAAAAAGGTTGATGTTCTTGATCATAGG includes the following:
- the trpD gene encoding anthranilate phosphoribosyltransferase, whose product is MIREAIQKVMAGDALTETEMIDTMNEIMEGETTDAQIACFLTALRLKGETIAEITGGTRAMRAKATPVPTLHTPDLQATPKVPRLVDTCSTGGTGLNHFNISTTSAIVTAGAGVPVAKHGNRGVTRQSGSANVLMALGVNIEIGPKHVGRCIDEVGIGFLFAPTLHGAMKYAIGPRREIGIRTIFNAIAPLTNPAGPQAQVIGVYAPELTEAHANALNSLGCQHAFIVRGDDGLDDFTTTTTSRVSELRNGTVETYTLDPTSLGIPRAEPEALLGGAPEENAEMIVNLLKGEEGPKRDIVVLNAGAAITASGKADSLAAGTELASESIDSGEALAKLEALKSVSNS
- a CDS encoding transposase, which produces YAGYEAMCAHLSDFKKTTHPHWNALPSQAIQQELQRIHLAYDRFFKKLGGRPNIKKRHKFKSITFPGEAGWSLKNNRITLTFRKWEKGKWRFDKVPYTFHKHRQWHGSISRITLKRDNCGDYWLCLITTYTDFRPLPTTGKSVGADFGMKDAYLTLSTGEKKQHPHPLKQSLKKLRTLNKSLSRKVKGSNSWWRCVRVITRLYRKISNQRKDFHWQLASELCKKFDTIAIETLNLEGMKRLWGRKVSDLAFSEFVEILKYKCRKHKRLLKQVGQWTATTKPCSDCGFHNETLTLNDRQWRCPDCGSHHDRDINAALNILRAGIATI
- the trpC gene encoding indole-3-glycerol phosphate synthase TrpC, which translates into the protein MILDTIIAHKQKELAAEQKLVPIAKLETKIANLPPTRNFRDAITGKGTVKLIAEVKKKSPSKGIIREDFDPVSIADIYVENGAAAISVLTDKHFFAGELGYLRAIREIVDVPLLRKDFTIDVYHIYQARAAGADAILLIVAALTAAELRTFMNIAEALSLACLVEVHTREELAIALDVDAQIIGINNRDLRTFHTDIATTFRLREAIPADKVVVSESGIYSREDVMRLQEAGVQAMLVGESLMRSPDIGEQVRHLLDY
- a CDS encoding DUF523 domain-containing protein; translated protein: MKVVISACLLGIRCRYDGGDSRNETAIKQRKTYELIPVCPEESGGLPTPRPPAEIVGGDGSDVLDGKAKVMTAEGMDVTEAYLKGAHHALQVAQSNEATHVVLKARSPSCGCGDIYDGTFSGTLMPGDGVTTALLKRHGITVTSL
- a CDS encoding GNAT family N-acetyltransferase; the protein is MIRNYKSSDLQTLRQITAICFEKVSIDKNIEDRFGRIGDIGWEERKMSHIDDDTAANPDGLFVAEVEGEIAGYITTRLNRSTRIGSIPNLAVLPKFQRRGIGRRLIEKALSYLQAEGMLYARIETLEQNPIGTSFYPAMGFTEVARQIHYIQPLSKSDLQ